One genomic segment of Candidatus Poribacteria bacterium includes these proteins:
- a CDS encoding Gfo/Idh/MocA family oxidoreductase — protein MKNMKIGIIGCGTISSAYFEGARKTDILEIKACADLRIEAAQAQAEKYNSHACTVDELLADDEVELVVNLTIPRAHVDVGLQVLEAGKHVYSEKPLGVDTESGKQLIDTAAQKGRRVGSAPDTFLGAGIQTSRWTLDAGKIGRPIAGTAFMCGHGHESWHPNPAFYYDLGGGPMLDMGPYYVTALVNILGPVKRVAAITTKTFEERVATSEAVRGLRIPVKITTHLTGTLEFQNGAIITMIMSFDMWRHSLPCIEIYGETGSMTVPDPNGFRGPVNVCPAGGEWEEEDIPFPNNARMIGVIDMVSAIESGRPHRANGALAYHVLEVMCAFDKSSETGEHVVIESTTERPDPVPLGLNEWEID, from the coding sequence ATCAAAAATATGAAAATTGGAATTATTGGTTGTGGAACCATTAGTAGTGCCTACTTTGAAGGGGCGCGAAAAACGGACATTTTAGAAATCAAAGCCTGTGCTGACCTCCGAATAGAAGCGGCACAGGCGCAAGCCGAAAAATATAACTCCCACGCATGCACCGTCGATGAATTGCTCGCTGATGACGAAGTTGAACTCGTCGTGAATCTCACGATTCCGCGGGCACACGTAGATGTCGGTTTGCAAGTCTTGGAGGCAGGTAAACACGTCTATAGCGAAAAACCCCTCGGTGTGGACACCGAGAGCGGGAAGCAACTGATTGACACCGCCGCACAAAAAGGACGCCGCGTTGGCTCGGCACCCGATACCTTCCTCGGCGCGGGTATCCAAACCTCACGATGGACACTGGATGCAGGAAAAATCGGGAGACCCATCGCCGGGACAGCGTTCATGTGCGGACACGGACACGAAAGTTGGCATCCAAACCCCGCTTTCTACTACGATCTCGGCGGCGGTCCAATGTTGGATATGGGTCCTTACTACGTGACGGCACTCGTGAATATCCTGGGTCCCGTCAAGCGCGTCGCCGCGATTACCACAAAAACCTTTGAAGAACGCGTCGCAACGAGTGAAGCCGTGCGTGGTTTGCGTATCCCTGTTAAAATTACGACCCACCTCACGGGCACCCTCGAATTCCAGAACGGCGCGATTATCACAATGATTATGAGTTTCGACATGTGGCGGCACAGTCTCCCGTGCATCGAAATCTACGGTGAAACAGGATCAATGACGGTGCCTGATCCCAACGGATTCAGGGGTCCCGTAAATGTGTGTCCCGCAGGCGGGGAGTGGGAAGAAGAGGACATCCCGTTCCCAAACAACGCCCGGATGATTGGGGTCATTGATATGGTATCTGCAATCGAATCGGGACGTCCGCATCGTGCAAACGGTGCGTTGGCATATCACGTGCTTGAAGTGATGTGTGCCTTCGACAAATCCTCGGAAACCGGCGAACACGTCGTCATCGAAAGCACGACGGAACGCCCGGATCCTGTGCCACTCGGTTTGAACGAATGGGAAATAGATTAA